One genomic region from Candidatus Binataceae bacterium encodes:
- a CDS encoding amidohydrolase family protein — MPYAEGRVYNDADAHLMEPAGWLAEYADAKTRELLKPLDFSKSGTMVDHAFKGKFDASHWDEVEIEKNFMFIKGWEALGAFDPDERVRALDLLGFNRQVVFSSLAMSQFWGTFKQREHDPDLLYGGARALNRAMVDFCKSDKRMIAAGFLPLDDARRAEREIDEGLKAGCGTFWIPAHPAGDKSPSHPDFDRVWGRLQEANVPFMLHVGAGETPMPNEYRNNGRGPRRGFLGGGEDVDSKEFMMLHGSAEPFLSAMVLDGTFEQFPRLRGGVIELGALWVVPWLKRLDVAQNAFARTEPGLALPMKASDYVRRQLKFTPHPTEPAGWIIEQGGEELFLFSSDYPHIEGGRNPLKRFEESMAGISESAKDRFYASNFQELMGLQ, encoded by the coding sequence ATGCCGTACGCCGAAGGACGCGTCTATAACGACGCCGACGCTCATCTGATGGAGCCAGCCGGCTGGCTGGCCGAGTATGCCGACGCTAAGACCCGCGAACTGCTCAAACCACTGGATTTCTCGAAGTCCGGCACCATGGTCGATCACGCGTTCAAGGGTAAATTCGACGCGAGCCATTGGGACGAAGTCGAGATCGAGAAGAATTTCATGTTCATCAAGGGCTGGGAGGCGCTCGGCGCCTTCGATCCGGACGAACGCGTCCGCGCGTTGGACCTTCTCGGTTTCAACCGGCAGGTGGTCTTCAGCTCGCTTGCGATGAGCCAGTTCTGGGGGACCTTCAAGCAACGCGAGCATGACCCGGACCTGCTCTACGGCGGTGCTCGGGCGCTGAACCGCGCGATGGTCGATTTCTGCAAGAGCGACAAGCGCATGATCGCGGCGGGCTTTCTCCCGCTCGACGACGCCCGCCGCGCCGAGCGCGAGATCGACGAGGGGCTCAAGGCCGGCTGCGGCACCTTCTGGATTCCGGCGCATCCGGCCGGCGACAAGTCTCCCAGTCATCCGGATTTCGACAGGGTGTGGGGCCGTCTGCAGGAGGCCAACGTCCCCTTCATGCTGCACGTCGGCGCGGGCGAAACCCCGATGCCCAACGAATATCGCAACAACGGCCGCGGCCCGCGCAGAGGCTTTCTCGGCGGTGGTGAGGACGTCGATTCCAAGGAGTTCATGATGCTCCACGGATCGGCCGAACCCTTTCTCAGCGCGATGGTGCTCGACGGCACCTTCGAGCAGTTTCCGCGCTTGCGCGGCGGCGTCATCGAACTCGGCGCGCTGTGGGTCGTGCCGTGGCTCAAGCGTCTCGATGTCGCGCAGAATGCCTTCGCCCGCACCGAGCCCGGCCTCGCGCTGCCGATGAAGGCGTCGGATTACGTCCGCCGTCAGCTCAAGTTTACGCCCCATCCAACCGAACCGGCGGGCTGGATTATCGAGCAGGGCGGCGAAGAACTCTTCCTGTTCTCGTCGGACTATCCGCATATCGAGGGCGGGCGCAATCCGCTCAAGCGTTTCGAGGAATCGATGGCGGGTATCAGCGAGTCAGCGAAAGACCGCTTTTACGCGAGTAACTTCCAGGAGTTAATGGGGCTTCAATAA
- the hpnR gene encoding hopanoid C-3 methylase HpnR: protein MRVLLVHPGPLMYSELYLRLEPLGLERVAAAVRAAGHEVQILDLQIFNHADFYQTLASFDPSAVGFSLNYLANVPEVIELAEGVRRLLKQCAVFVGGHSASFIADELLEHSAAIDCVLRGEGEGATPLLLEGIAGGGSLAKVPGAITRDGPGPPPKLLENLDRHFPARDLTRRRDKYFIGVLDPCASIEFSRGCPWDCSFCSAWTFYGRSYRKSSPEAIAEDMRSINEPNAFIVDDVAFVHAEDGFAIGHEIEKRKLRKSYYLETRTDVLCRNFEVFEYWRRLGLRYMFLGLEAIEESELKAHRKRSSSNTNLKALELARKLGVIVAVNLIADPSWDEQRFAAVRDWALAIPEVVHLTVATPYPGTEIWFTESRKLTTLDYRLFDIQHAVLPTRLPLQRFYQELVKTQEVLNRKFLGWGGLKKVAPIAARLALQRRTNFLRMLWKFKDICNPGRQYADHFREVRYTMRPPSLHSEARPGPDDLYVHNPRPSGADKIADAEPL, encoded by the coding sequence ATGCGAGTGCTATTGGTCCATCCGGGGCCGCTCATGTACAGCGAGCTGTACCTGCGGCTGGAACCGCTGGGGTTGGAGCGGGTTGCGGCAGCCGTCCGCGCCGCCGGCCACGAAGTGCAGATTCTCGATTTGCAGATTTTTAACCATGCCGATTTTTATCAGACGCTGGCGAGTTTCGATCCGTCGGCGGTGGGCTTTTCGTTGAATTATCTGGCCAACGTGCCGGAGGTAATCGAGCTGGCGGAAGGCGTCCGGCGCCTGCTCAAGCAATGCGCGGTATTCGTCGGCGGCCATAGCGCTTCATTTATCGCCGATGAACTGCTCGAGCATAGCGCGGCGATCGACTGCGTGCTGCGCGGCGAGGGCGAAGGCGCGACGCCGCTGCTGCTCGAGGGAATCGCGGGTGGTGGCAGCCTGGCCAAGGTGCCCGGCGCGATCACCCGCGACGGCCCGGGCCCGCCGCCCAAGCTGCTGGAAAATCTCGACCGCCATTTTCCGGCGCGCGACTTGACCCGCCGGCGCGATAAATATTTTATCGGCGTGCTCGACCCCTGCGCCTCAATCGAATTCTCACGCGGATGCCCGTGGGACTGCTCGTTCTGCAGCGCCTGGACCTTCTACGGCCGCAGCTATCGCAAGTCCTCGCCCGAGGCAATCGCCGAGGACATGCGTTCGATCAACGAGCCCAACGCCTTCATCGTGGACGACGTCGCTTTCGTCCACGCGGAGGATGGCTTCGCGATTGGTCACGAGATCGAGAAACGCAAACTCAGGAAATCCTACTATCTGGAGACCCGCACCGACGTCTTGTGCCGGAATTTCGAAGTCTTCGAGTACTGGCGGCGGCTGGGTCTCCGCTACATGTTCCTGGGGCTCGAGGCGATCGAGGAAAGCGAACTCAAGGCTCATCGCAAACGCTCGTCCTCCAATACTAATCTCAAGGCGCTCGAACTGGCGCGCAAACTCGGCGTCATCGTCGCGGTCAACCTGATCGCCGATCCCTCATGGGACGAGCAGCGCTTCGCGGCGGTGCGGGATTGGGCCCTGGCAATTCCCGAAGTCGTCCATCTGACCGTGGCGACGCCCTATCCCGGCACTGAGATCTGGTTTACCGAATCGCGCAAGCTGACCACGCTCGATTATCGCCTGTTTGACATCCAGCACGCGGTCTTGCCGACGCGGCTTCCGCTCCAGCGCTTCTACCAGGAGCTGGTCAAGACTCAGGAGGTGCTCAATCGCAAGTTTCTCGGCTGGGGAGGCTTAAAGAAAGTGGCCCCGATTGCCGCTCGGCTGGCTCTTCAGAGGCGCACCAATTTCCTGCGCATGTTGTGGAAGTTCAAGGATATCTGCAACCCCGGACGCCAATACGCCGACCATTTTCGCGAGGTCCGCTATACGATGCGGCCGCCGAGCCTGCACTCCGAGGCCCGCCCCGGTCCTGACGATCTATACGTGCATAACCCACGCCCGTCGGGCGCGGACAAGATCGCCGACGCCGAACCGCTCTAA
- a CDS encoding pyridoxamine 5'-phosphate oxidase family protein: MDQPNAPSSDSSSREREESSFASDVAFTPAVKAFQERRGSRTAYHKMEQTRGWHTTITADLADFIAERDSVYLATANATCQPYVQHRGGPKGFIRVIDDHTLGFADYAGNRQYITTGNLAENDRAFLFLMDYANSRRFKIWGRARIVEDDSELIARLMPDDYAAKPEQAIIFKVEAWDTNCHQHIPRKLDAADVVPAFEHLQARVAQLEAENARLRENLTRK, from the coding sequence ATGGATCAACCGAACGCGCCGTCGTCCGACAGCTCCTCGCGCGAGCGCGAGGAAAGCTCTTTCGCGAGTGATGTCGCCTTCACCCCCGCAGTCAAAGCCTTTCAGGAGCGTCGCGGCTCGCGCACGGCCTATCACAAGATGGAGCAGACGCGCGGCTGGCATACGACGATAACGGCCGATCTCGCAGACTTCATCGCCGAGCGCGACAGCGTCTACCTGGCAACCGCCAATGCCACCTGCCAGCCTTACGTGCAGCATCGCGGCGGCCCTAAGGGCTTCATTCGCGTGATCGATGATCACACGCTCGGTTTTGCCGATTACGCCGGCAATCGGCAATACATAACCACCGGCAACCTGGCCGAGAATGATCGCGCCTTCCTCTTCCTGATGGACTATGCCAACTCGCGGCGCTTCAAGATCTGGGGCCGGGCACGAATCGTCGAGGACGATTCTGAGCTGATCGCGCGGCTGATGCCCGACGATTACGCGGCCAAGCCCGAGCAGGCGATCATCTTCAAAGTCGAGGCTTGGGACACGAACTGCCATCAGCATATTCCACGCAAGCTCGACGCTGCCGACGTGGTCCCAGCGTTTGAGCATCTGCAGGCGCGCGTCGCGCAACTCGAAGCGGAAAATGCGCGACTCCGTGAGAACCTCACGCGCAAATAG
- a CDS encoding outer membrane protein assembly factor BamD has translation MKHAGFIAAGVIALALTGCATRKPPSGENYYVKATNEYTQHFYQPAIDDYQKLIDQYPFSPYAEEAELNIGLAYYKSHNYAESIGSLNDFVRMHPTSSHIEEASYYLAMAHYTQIGRPDQDQTHTELALEQFQTIERRFPESNFAQLAQEQVAICREMLARHEYVIGDYYFSRANYKAAESRMAELMALYPDTPVAPDALYHLGRTLEKQGKKYSAAQAFSALKQNFPNTKFAAEADKELAKLHQPLDPEEDPLKLVLAESGFSPDDLNANHIAVHESLENLASNGDAAYGPDGLPILQPKPATPAADAAAAPTKPGPATLRTIRLSSADPPMSVILDLTGPVAYDDSMDNQNGSSTLTLDLKGVTPATALGSHITFDKSIFRDCLIQSADGGTRITVNTTPVSRFAVVPLTKPDRLLVTFTPEGGAPPPDQAASSAPPAPDDN, from the coding sequence ATGAAGCATGCCGGATTCATCGCCGCCGGGGTGATCGCCCTTGCGCTCACAGGCTGCGCCACGCGCAAACCGCCGAGCGGAGAGAACTATTACGTCAAGGCGACCAACGAATATACCCAACACTTCTATCAGCCGGCGATTGACGACTATCAGAAGCTGATCGATCAATATCCCTTCAGCCCCTACGCCGAAGAGGCCGAGCTCAACATCGGCCTGGCCTACTACAAGAGCCACAACTACGCCGAATCGATCGGCTCGCTGAATGATTTCGTGCGGATGCATCCGACCAGCTCGCACATTGAAGAGGCCTCGTACTATCTGGCGATGGCGCACTACACGCAAATTGGGCGGCCCGACCAGGATCAAACCCACACCGAACTCGCGCTCGAACAGTTTCAGACCATCGAACGGCGTTTCCCCGAAAGCAACTTTGCCCAGCTCGCCCAGGAGCAGGTCGCGATTTGCCGCGAGATGCTCGCGCGGCACGAGTATGTGATCGGCGACTACTACTTCTCGCGCGCGAACTACAAAGCCGCGGAATCGCGGATGGCCGAGCTGATGGCGCTCTATCCCGATACGCCGGTCGCCCCCGACGCGCTCTACCATCTGGGCCGCACGCTCGAGAAGCAGGGCAAGAAATACTCGGCGGCGCAGGCCTTCAGCGCGCTCAAGCAGAATTTCCCGAACACCAAGTTTGCCGCCGAGGCGGACAAAGAGCTCGCCAAGCTGCATCAGCCGCTCGACCCCGAAGAAGATCCGCTCAAGCTGGTGTTGGCCGAGAGCGGCTTCAGCCCCGACGATCTGAATGCGAATCACATCGCGGTCCATGAGAGTCTCGAGAACCTGGCCTCGAATGGCGATGCCGCCTACGGCCCGGATGGTTTGCCGATCCTGCAACCTAAGCCCGCCACGCCGGCCGCCGACGCCGCGGCCGCGCCAACCAAGCCGGGTCCTGCAACGCTACGCACCATTCGGCTCTCGTCGGCTGATCCCCCGATGTCAGTAATTCTCGATCTGACCGGGCCGGTGGCCTACGACGACAGTATGGATAACCAGAACGGCTCGTCGACCCTGACGCTCGATCTCAAGGGCGTGACGCCCGCCACTGCCCTCGGCAGCCATATAACCTTCGACAAATCGATCTTCCGTGACTGCCTGATCCAGAGCGCCGATGGCGGCACGCGGATCACCGTCAACACCACGCCCGTGAGCCGCTTTGCGGTGGTGCCACTGACCAAGCCCGATCGCCTGCTCGTCACCTTCACGCCAGAGGGCGGCGCGCCGCCACCGGATCAGGCGGCCAGCTCGGCGCCGCCCGCCCCCGACGACAATTAG
- a CDS encoding M20/M25/M40 family metallo-hydrolase: protein MKTPWASFERETLDNLRALIRLDTTNPPGNERCAADYLASALTAAGLPATIVEAAPTRANLIARLGGNDRALGPLMLSSHTDVVPVEASRWSHAPFGAEVADGCVWGRGAIDMKSKCAMDLGLMIALKRAGVALERDLIFAAVADEEAGSELGARFLVEHHPELVRAGFVLNETGGFTLFMGERRFYPIQVAEKGFVTVRMTVTGAPGHGSMPRSDTAIAWMAELITRITQTPMRRRLTPLMRATFADLGISPDKAPPLFRPMMSNTVTPTILRAGYKDNVIPGEASVILDGRTLPGEDERGFLAELRTIVGAEPILEVVKSAPPAEASHDTPLFRLIKAHTEAADPGSRAIPWMLPGATDSKFYAQLGAVCYGFAPVRLDPKMPFGALYHGNDERMPIAGLMWGLKLYTDVVLAFLGVSREDVFAA, encoded by the coding sequence ATGAAAACCCCGTGGGCGAGCTTTGAACGCGAAACGCTGGACAACCTGCGCGCGCTCATCCGGCTCGACACCACCAACCCGCCCGGCAATGAGCGCTGTGCGGCCGACTACCTCGCCTCCGCGCTGACCGCGGCGGGCCTGCCGGCGACGATCGTCGAAGCGGCGCCGACGCGGGCCAATCTGATCGCGCGACTCGGCGGCAACGATCGCGCGCTCGGGCCGCTGATGCTCTCCTCGCACACCGACGTCGTGCCGGTCGAGGCGTCGCGCTGGAGCCACGCCCCCTTCGGCGCCGAGGTCGCCGACGGCTGCGTCTGGGGCCGCGGCGCGATCGACATGAAGTCGAAGTGCGCGATGGACCTCGGCCTGATGATCGCATTGAAGCGCGCCGGGGTCGCGCTCGAACGCGATCTGATCTTCGCCGCAGTGGCCGACGAAGAGGCCGGCTCCGAACTCGGCGCGCGCTTCCTGGTCGAGCATCATCCCGAACTCGTGCGCGCCGGCTTCGTGCTCAATGAGACCGGCGGCTTCACGCTCTTTATGGGCGAGCGGCGCTTCTATCCGATCCAGGTTGCGGAGAAGGGTTTCGTCACGGTGCGGATGACGGTGACGGGTGCGCCGGGGCACGGCTCGATGCCGCGTTCGGACACCGCGATCGCCTGGATGGCCGAGCTGATCACGCGCATCACGCAAACCCCGATGCGCCGCCGGCTCACGCCGCTGATGCGCGCGACCTTCGCCGATCTCGGGATCAGTCCCGACAAGGCGCCGCCGCTCTTCCGCCCGATGATGTCCAATACGGTTACGCCGACCATCCTGCGCGCGGGCTACAAAGACAACGTGATTCCGGGCGAGGCCTCGGTGATTCTCGACGGCCGCACGCTACCGGGCGAAGACGAGCGCGGCTTTCTCGCCGAGTTGCGCACAATCGTCGGCGCCGAACCGATCCTCGAGGTCGTGAAATCGGCGCCGCCTGCCGAGGCCAGCCACGACACTCCTCTGTTCCGACTAATCAAGGCGCACACCGAGGCCGCCGATCCCGGCTCTCGCGCGATTCCCTGGATGCTGCCCGGGGCGACTGACAGTAAGTTCTACGCGCAGCTCGGCGCGGTCTGTTACGGCTTCGCCCCGGTGCGGCTTGATCCCAAGATGCCCTTCGGCGCGCTCTATCACGGCAACGACGAGCGGATGCCGATCGCGGGCCTGATGTGGGGACTCAAGCTCTATACTGACGTCGTGCTGGCGTTCCTGGGCGTCTCCCGCGAAGACGTCTTCGCGGCATGA
- a CDS encoding dodecin family protein — protein MVEKIIDLIGISSNSIEDAVQLALARAGVTIKGINHAHIEDISAKVENNQVTQWRVVLKAAFEVRDQLHE, from the coding sequence ATGGTTGAGAAGATAATTGATCTAATCGGGATCTCATCGAACTCGATCGAGGACGCGGTGCAACTCGCGCTGGCGCGGGCGGGCGTCACGATCAAGGGCATCAATCACGCGCACATCGAGGACATCTCCGCCAAGGTCGAGAATAACCAGGTCACGCAATGGAGAGTGGTGCTGAAGGCGGCGTTCGAGGTTCGCGATCAACTACACGAATAG
- a CDS encoding lysozyme: MRASGSLFDFLKAPRMEGYSRVLYDHDGAENTSIGVGHLVHLGRMNPHNSAEAKFKNGLTDSQIEELFREDVRAPEREVNDHVRVPLTQNQFDALVSRAFNLRRAAFIDSTLLRLLNQGDYIGAAGQFSYLSSAYDKTHHSRRSLGGLEYRRGQEEALFSKR, translated from the coding sequence ATGCGCGCCAGCGGAAGTTTGTTTGATTTTCTGAAAGCTCCACGTATGGAAGGATATAGTCGCGTCCTTTACGATCACGATGGAGCGGAGAACACGAGTATTGGGGTTGGTCATTTGGTTCATTTGGGAAGGATGAACCCTCATAACTCCGCCGAAGCGAAGTTCAAGAACGGACTCACCGATTCGCAGATTGAAGAGCTTTTCAGGGAAGACGTGCGCGCGCCGGAGCGCGAGGTCAACGATCACGTGCGGGTTCCGCTGACTCAGAACCAATTTGATGCCCTCGTCAGCCGAGCCTTTAACTTGCGACGGGCCGCGTTTATTGATTCAACATTGCTCAGATTGCTCAATCAAGGCGATTACATAGGCGCCGCTGGACAGTTCTCTTACTTGAGTTCTGCGTATGATAAAACTCATCACAGCCGCCGATCTCTTGGAGGTTTGGAATATCGGCGGGGGCAAGAGGAGGCGCTTTTCTCGAAGCGTTGA
- a CDS encoding MBL fold metallo-hydrolase encodes MPEAKVAESQAHVTAPQAKVAEVHPGIYEIFLPLPMRPTIINVYLVDCHGAWALVDTGMNTPDSIATLEAAFMQVGAKLENLNTLIGTHHHVDHFGSSATIKDRSGARTYLHDLEVERVNRMLTFGPPSARPDAVEFFRTHGFPIDDHPPEGMRPMWFGSNMYNPLPQPDQYLNDGDVIRVGDREFEVIWTPGHAPGHCVIYMRKEKVLIVGDHLLPKITPHVGLYPSLPSGNPLGDFIRSQLKIQRFDVELVLPAHGGVFHDHRHRANQLIEHHRYREAEMLDLVKRKPLCAFDVAQQIFGGEERPIFHVMAATFETLAHLELARIEGRARRTERDGRALYQTV; translated from the coding sequence ATGCCAGAAGCAAAAGTAGCCGAATCGCAGGCCCACGTAACCGCGCCGCAGGCCAAAGTAGCCGAGGTCCATCCGGGGATTTACGAGATTTTTCTGCCGCTGCCGATGCGGCCGACGATCATCAATGTTTACCTGGTGGATTGTCACGGCGCGTGGGCGCTGGTCGACACCGGGATGAACACCCCCGATAGCATCGCGACGCTGGAAGCCGCCTTCATGCAGGTCGGCGCGAAACTCGAAAATCTCAACACCCTTATCGGGACCCATCATCACGTCGATCACTTCGGCAGTTCCGCGACGATCAAGGATCGCAGCGGCGCGCGCACCTACCTCCACGACCTCGAGGTCGAGCGAGTCAACCGGATGCTGACCTTCGGACCGCCGTCGGCGCGGCCTGATGCCGTCGAGTTTTTCCGCACCCACGGCTTCCCGATTGACGACCATCCGCCCGAGGGGATGCGGCCGATGTGGTTCGGCAGCAATATGTACAACCCGCTGCCGCAACCGGATCAGTATCTCAACGACGGCGACGTCATCCGCGTCGGGGACCGCGAATTCGAGGTGATTTGGACGCCCGGTCACGCGCCGGGCCATTGCGTCATTTATATGCGCAAGGAGAAGGTGCTGATCGTCGGCGATCACCTGTTGCCCAAGATCACGCCGCACGTCGGCCTTTACCCTTCACTCCCATCGGGCAATCCGCTTGGTGACTTCATCCGATCGCAGCTCAAGATTCAGCGTTTCGATGTCGAACTGGTGTTGCCGGCGCACGGCGGCGTTTTTCACGACCATCGCCATCGCGCGAATCAGCTAATCGAGCATCATCGCTATCGCGAGGCCGAGATGCTGGATTTGGTCAAGCGCAAGCCGCTGTGCGCCTTCGATGTCGCCCAGCAGATTTTCGGCGGCGAGGAGCGGCCGATTTTTCACGTGATGGCGGCGACCTTCGAGACGTTGGCCCATCTCGAACTCGCACGTATCGAAGGGCGTGCCCGTCGTACCGAGCGCGATGGCCGCGCACTCTATCAGACGGTGTAA
- a CDS encoding HEAT repeat domain-containing protein has translation MTRQLKDLVKSVHKSLKLITLYALLTPTLLFAQTTPTPTPVPPLSSYNWAISASPNLAANPPPLAVVTTFIQNVDGFQADNLCAFKFVPLNPSTGNLTLLANPGDLGGCSSEIDIVDRTTAGFVWNETDGFRDSSSDVGTGPQDVLHNGGVELVVYSQITDYQGSSHCASSWPVIYAWTGTSYSYVSTQAQYQPFYQQLLASLQNQYTTLPSDCLQAEIDKLQRVLGTPTAGLSNATTWASSSDPSVREFAASILADIGTSQAISSLQTLASDSNPVVAAAAQTDLSFGQTQPDPVEQQTISNPGGL, from the coding sequence GTGACCCGGCAACTGAAAGATTTGGTGAAGTCCGTGCATAAGAGTCTAAAGTTAATCACACTCTACGCGCTGCTCACGCCAACCCTACTATTTGCGCAGACCACGCCGACTCCAACTCCAGTCCCGCCGCTGTCCTCGTACAATTGGGCGATAAGCGCCTCGCCTAATTTGGCGGCCAATCCCCCGCCGCTCGCGGTGGTGACTACATTTATACAGAACGTGGACGGTTTCCAGGCGGACAACTTGTGCGCGTTTAAGTTCGTTCCCCTCAACCCATCGACCGGAAATCTGACGTTGCTGGCAAACCCCGGCGATTTAGGAGGTTGTAGCTCTGAGATCGATATTGTAGATAGAACCACAGCCGGTTTTGTATGGAATGAAACGGACGGTTTTAGAGACTCCAGCAGCGACGTTGGCACCGGACCCCAGGACGTGCTGCATAATGGCGGCGTGGAGCTTGTAGTTTATAGCCAGATTACCGACTACCAGGGCTCAAGCCATTGTGCGAGCAGTTGGCCAGTGATCTATGCCTGGACCGGCACTAGCTACAGTTATGTCAGCACGCAGGCTCAGTACCAGCCATTCTACCAACAACTCCTTGCATCGCTGCAAAATCAATACACGACTTTACCGAGCGATTGCCTTCAGGCTGAAATCGACAAACTGCAGCGAGTGCTTGGCACACCCACTGCGGGGTTGTCAAACGCGACGACATGGGCAAGTAGCAGTGATCCCAGCGTGCGGGAATTCGCTGCCTCAATTCTCGCTGATATCGGAACTTCGCAGGCGATAAGCTCGCTCCAAACACTAGCTAGTGATAGCAACCCGGTTGTCGCGGCTGCCGCACAGACCGACCTCTCTTTCGGCCAAACTCAGCCCGATCCCGTGGAGCAGCAAACAATTTCCAACCCGGGCGGCCTTTGA
- a CDS encoding LON peptidase substrate-binding domain-containing protein: protein MAELPSIIPIFPLPNFVLFPGVLAPLHIFEPRYREMIADVSSSHGLIGMTMLKGNWERDYYANPDLYEIGCAGRIGAMKRLPDGRYDLILEGLAEFKVVHEMRDHPYRTAEVEWRPVPSGRLDLDPLAMENLRDLLVRFLGSSAESLWRSLVEERGLRGAALINFICFHLDVNPIEKLTLLEAGESRATCLNDVLTFRLEERKLGPGPSGGDSGPLQ from the coding sequence ATGGCGGAGCTTCCGAGCATCATCCCGATCTTTCCGCTGCCCAACTTCGTGCTGTTCCCCGGCGTACTAGCACCGCTGCATATCTTCGAGCCGCGTTATCGCGAGATGATCGCCGACGTCAGCTCGAGCCACGGGCTCATCGGAATGACCATGCTCAAGGGCAACTGGGAGCGCGACTATTACGCCAATCCCGATCTTTATGAGATCGGCTGCGCGGGCCGTATCGGCGCGATGAAGCGGCTGCCGGACGGCCGTTACGACCTGATCCTCGAGGGCCTCGCGGAGTTCAAGGTTGTGCACGAGATGCGCGATCATCCGTATCGCACGGCCGAGGTCGAGTGGCGGCCGGTGCCGTCCGGCCGGCTCGACCTCGATCCGCTCGCGATGGAAAACCTGCGCGACCTGCTCGTCCGCTTCCTGGGTAGCAGCGCGGAGTCGCTATGGCGCTCGCTGGTCGAGGAGCGCGGGCTGCGCGGCGCCGCACTGATCAACTTCATCTGCTTCCATCTCGACGTCAATCCGATCGAGAAGCTGACGCTGCTCGAAGCTGGCGAGTCTCGCGCCACCTGCCTAAATGACGTGCTGACCTTCCGGCTGGAAGAGCGCAAGCTGGGTCCCGGTCCGTCGGGGGGCGATTCCGGACCGCTGCAGTAA